From the Desulfovibrio sp. UIB00 genome, one window contains:
- the larA gene encoding nickel-dependent lactate racemase: MAQHYMKYGDREFSVELGNGLIAAELHSNAVALPAKSALEHINEALDNPIGSPRLEEMLNPGQTVCIVVPDSTRLWQSPNVYVPAVVARLNKCGIRDADIRILTATGTHRPMTREEHIAIVSEDIYNRIQVIDHKCRDAADMVKAGVTSNGTEVWFNRFAMECDHIILTGGVVYHFLAGYGGGPKYLLPGIASYETIQRHHNLALNKGFGSGTNAAVRSANMETSNIFHADLEEAALLAKPRFLLNVVVDDNYNIIKAVAGDMVQAHREACALVDAIDGVNVSERTPMVIASAGGAPKDINFYQTIKTLANALAVVSEGGTIIILSACTEGFGSPDTQHQICDFDNMDAREKDLRENFSIGSYVGFLFAESAEKHNLIMVSSMNAADFAKTNIHITTTLDEALALAKKLNGGKDLRATLLPHGANTLPKLQTFSR, translated from the coding sequence ATGGCACAGCATTACATGAAATACGGCGACAGGGAATTTTCTGTGGAGCTTGGCAACGGCCTCATAGCGGCAGAGCTGCATTCCAACGCGGTTGCGCTGCCCGCAAAAAGCGCGCTGGAGCACATTAACGAAGCTCTGGATAATCCTATCGGTTCACCCCGGCTTGAGGAAATGCTTAACCCCGGTCAGACGGTGTGTATTGTCGTGCCAGATTCCACGCGCCTGTGGCAGTCGCCCAATGTTTATGTTCCTGCTGTGGTTGCCCGTCTGAATAAATGCGGCATCCGCGATGCGGACATTCGTATACTCACGGCCACAGGCACGCACCGCCCCATGACGCGCGAGGAGCACATCGCCATTGTTTCCGAAGATATTTACAACCGTATTCAGGTTATTGATCACAAGTGCCGGGACGCGGCGGATATGGTCAAGGCGGGCGTGACCAGCAACGGCACCGAAGTGTGGTTTAACCGCTTTGCCATGGAGTGCGACCATATCATCCTGACCGGCGGCGTGGTGTACCACTTTCTGGCCGGGTACGGCGGCGGCCCCAAGTATCTGCTGCCCGGCATCGCCAGCTACGAGACCATCCAGCGGCATCACAACCTGGCCCTGAACAAGGGCTTTGGCAGCGGCACCAATGCGGCGGTGCGCAGCGCCAATATGGAAACCAGCAATATTTTTCACGCCGATCTTGAAGAGGCCGCCCTGCTGGCCAAACCCCGTTTTCTGCTCAACGTTGTGGTGGACGACAATTACAACATCATCAAGGCCGTGGCCGGCGACATGGTGCAGGCCCACCGCGAGGCCTGCGCGTTGGTTGACGCCATCGACGGCGTCAACGTGTCCGAGCGCACGCCTATGGTCATCGCCAGCGCGGGCGGCGCGCCCAAGGACATCAATTTTTACCAGACCATCAAAACCCTGGCCAACGCCCTTGCGGTGGTGAGCGAGGGCGGCACCATCATCATTCTGTCAGCCTGCACCGAGGGCTTTGGCAGCCCAGATACCCAGCACCAGATCTGCGATTTTGACAATATGGACGCGCGTGAAAAAGACCTGCGCGAGAATTTTTCCATCGGCAGCTATGTGGGCTTTCTGTTTGCGGAGTCGGCGGAAAAGCACAACCTCATCATGGTCAGCTCCATGAATGCCGCAGACTTTGCCAAAACAAATATCCACATCACCACAACGCTGGACGAAGCCCTTGCACTGGCAAAAAAACTGAACGGCGGCAAAGACCTCCGGGCAACACTGCTGCCCCACGGGGCCAATACCCTGCCCAAGCTTCAGACGTTCAGTCGCTAG
- a CDS encoding DUF554 domain-containing protein, with protein sequence MIGPIVNSGGLFIGGIIGVIFADIFPERLKKALPSIFGVITLCLGATLVGKAAALPAVTISLILGTMVGEIIYAEALLQKFLRAIFSLLKSKRMGDENFSLMVITLVAAFCFGSMGFLGAFHEGLTGKPDILLTKAALDMFTGVVFGSFMGFSVSLIAVPQFIILALIYMGATTIAPFMTPAMLNDFTACGGVIFVATGLRMCDIKIFPVINMLPAMAIILPLSHLWELYFPFK encoded by the coding sequence ATGATCGGGCCAATTGTGAACAGTGGCGGACTTTTCATCGGCGGCATCATCGGCGTTATTTTTGCCGATATTTTTCCTGAACGGCTCAAAAAAGCGCTGCCTTCCATCTTTGGCGTCATAACCCTGTGCCTGGGCGCAACCCTTGTGGGTAAGGCCGCAGCACTGCCCGCCGTGACGATTTCGCTCATTCTCGGCACCATGGTGGGCGAAATCATATATGCCGAGGCCCTGTTGCAAAAGTTCCTGCGGGCCATTTTTAGCCTGCTTAAGAGCAAGCGCATGGGCGACGAAAACTTTTCCCTGATGGTCATAACCCTGGTGGCGGCATTCTGCTTTGGCAGCATGGGCTTTTTGGGGGCCTTTCATGAAGGGCTCACCGGCAAGCCCGACATCCTGCTGACCAAGGCCGCGCTGGACATGTTTACCGGCGTGGTTTTCGGCTCCTTCATGGGCTTTTCCGTAAGCCTTATCGCCGTGCCGCAGTTTATTATTCTGGCGCTCATCTACATGGGGGCCACCACCATTGCCCCGTTCATGACCCCGGCCATGCTCAACGACTTTACCGCCTGCGGCGGCGTCATCTTTGTGGCCACGGGCCTGCGCATGTGCGATATCAAGATATTCCCGGTCATCAACATGCTGCCCGCGATGGCCATTATTTTGCCGCTTTCGCACCTGTGGGAGCTGTACTTTCCCTTCAAGTAA
- a CDS encoding Ldh family oxidoreductase, which produces MPHIRLSEAQKLGEDILQAHNVGQRNAQLTIASLLRAEMEGLPSHGFSRIPYYASQAAAGKVDGYAAPVVERTKPGVVLVDACCGFAFSAFADGLSVVAQAARESGVALMAVRNSHHAGVMGFPVADLAAQGLLALGFANSPAALAPYGGTKVTFGTNPLAMACPRKDAPPLVIDLSMGLLARGKILQAAKKGESIPEGAAVDAEGNPTCDPVKAFNGALLPFGGPKGYALALIVEIMSAALTGASLAIEASSLFTPDGPPPRLGQSFLVMDPAATAGANFLDRVELLLGFISDQPGARLPGDRRIGLSRAASERNSIDLPEDLLAQLQSLL; this is translated from the coding sequence ATGCCTCATATCCGCCTTAGCGAAGCGCAAAAACTGGGTGAAGATATTTTACAGGCCCACAATGTCGGACAGCGAAATGCCCAATTGACCATCGCCTCGCTCCTGCGGGCAGAAATGGAAGGCCTGCCCTCGCACGGATTTTCGCGCATTCCCTACTATGCATCCCAGGCGGCGGCAGGCAAAGTTGATGGCTATGCCGCTCCTGTGGTGGAGCGCACAAAGCCCGGCGTGGTGCTTGTTGACGCCTGCTGCGGATTTGCCTTCAGCGCATTTGCCGATGGCCTGTCCGTGGTGGCTCAGGCTGCCAGGGAGTCTGGCGTGGCCCTCATGGCCGTGCGCAATTCGCACCATGCGGGCGTTATGGGATTCCCTGTGGCGGATCTGGCGGCGCAAGGCCTGCTGGCCCTTGGCTTTGCCAACAGCCCAGCTGCTCTGGCCCCCTACGGCGGCACAAAGGTGACCTTTGGCACGAACCCGCTGGCCATGGCCTGCCCGCGCAAGGACGCTCCGCCCCTTGTTATTGATCTTTCCATGGGGCTGTTGGCGCGCGGCAAGATTTTGCAGGCCGCAAAAAAGGGCGAGAGCATCCCAGAGGGCGCGGCTGTGGATGCGGAGGGCAATCCCACCTGCGATCCGGTCAAGGCTTTCAACGGAGCGCTGCTGCCCTTTGGCGGCCCCAAGGGCTACGCCCTGGCCCTCATTGTGGAAATAATGTCGGCAGCGCTTACGGGGGCTTCCCTGGCCATTGAGGCCTCTTCCCTGTTCACGCCGGACGGCCCGCCGCCGCGCCTTGGGCAGAGCTTTCTGGTCATGGACCCTGCGGCTACTGCGGGAGCGAACTTTCTGGATCGGGTGGAGCTCTTGCTGGGTTTCATCAGCGACCAGCCGGGCGCGCGTCTGCCGGGCGACCGCCGCATCGGCCTCAGCCGCGCCGCCAGTGAGCGAAATAGTATTGATCTGCCGGAGGATCTGCTGGCCCAACTGCAATCGCTGCTCTAG
- a CDS encoding ATP-binding cassette domain-containing protein encodes MIEIKNLSKFYGTVQVLDSINLTINKGDVYGLVGRSGAGKSTLLRCINGLEKFSSGGITVNGIAIEGLNDNTLRETRKNIGMIFQNFSLIDRKSVYDNVALPMQCWHKQVPQHRDKIEYVIELVGLAGKINTKTRELSGGQKQRVAIARAMVMDPAILLSDEATSALDPRTTDEILELLMSLNEKLGVTIIAVTHQMSVVRKICTKMAILENGRCDTTGDVREIFIQQPPALINLLGEGEVEIPAEGCTVQIVTLEQRTQQELFYRMSRDVGHPYHLLDSKVSRHRGGVYGVFALNFPSERADAFLSFFQKQGVPCKIISR; translated from the coding sequence ATGATCGAAATCAAAAACCTGTCAAAATTTTATGGAACAGTGCAGGTGCTGGACAGCATCAATCTGACCATCAACAAGGGCGATGTATACGGCCTTGTTGGACGTAGCGGTGCAGGAAAATCCACCTTGCTACGCTGCATCAACGGACTGGAGAAATTTTCTTCGGGCGGTATCACGGTTAACGGCATCGCCATTGAAGGTCTCAATGACAACACGTTGCGCGAAACAAGAAAAAATATCGGAATGATATTTCAGAATTTTTCGCTCATTGATCGCAAATCTGTTTACGACAACGTAGCCCTCCCCATGCAGTGCTGGCATAAACAAGTGCCGCAGCATAGGGATAAGATTGAATATGTTATTGAACTTGTAGGCCTTGCTGGCAAAATAAATACCAAAACCAGAGAGCTGAGCGGCGGTCAAAAACAGCGAGTGGCCATTGCGCGCGCGATGGTCATGGACCCGGCCATTTTGCTAAGCGATGAAGCCACATCGGCCCTTGACCCCAGAACTACTGATGAAATCCTCGAGTTGCTCATGAGCCTCAATGAAAAACTTGGGGTCACCATTATTGCCGTTACCCACCAGATGTCTGTGGTGCGCAAAATCTGCACAAAGATGGCCATTCTGGAGAATGGCAGATGCGACACCACGGGAGATGTGCGCGAAATATTTATTCAGCAGCCGCCAGCTCTCATCAATCTGCTGGGTGAAGGAGAGGTCGAAATTCCGGCTGAGGGTTGTACGGTTCAGATTGTCACATTGGAGCAGCGCACCCAGCAGGAGCTCTTCTACAGAATGTCGCGCGATGTGGGCCACCCCTATCATCTGCTGGACAGCAAGGTGTCGCGCCACAGGGGTGGCGTATATGGGGTGTTTGCCCTGAATTTCCCGAGTGAACGCGCGGATGCATTTCTGTCTTTTTTTCAGAAACAGGGCGTGCCCTGCAAAATTATTTCGCGGTAG
- a CDS encoding sulfite exporter TauE/SafE family protein, with the protein MIYALIGLCGIVAGAISGVVGTGSSIILLPMLSLAFGPKAAIPIMAVASIAGNASRVVAWRRQISLRAFVCYSATAVPAAVLGVRTLWIMPAEISNLCIGLFFFALIGLRRASRTRSVRLGPRQMALAGGLVGYLTGVVYSTGPLTIPLFAGFGLAKGALLATEAAASIAVYVAKALAFGAVGGLPLPVLCNGLVVGATLALGTFLGKRFVLGMSEATFRLLIDVMLACAGLVMTGSALFG; encoded by the coding sequence ATGATATACGCGCTCATTGGGCTGTGCGGCATTGTGGCTGGGGCCATCAGCGGGGTGGTGGGTACAGGGTCGTCCATAATTCTGCTGCCGATGCTGAGCCTGGCCTTTGGCCCCAAGGCCGCCATCCCCATCATGGCTGTTGCCTCCATTGCGGGCAATGCCTCGCGGGTGGTGGCCTGGCGGCGGCAGATAAGCCTCAGGGCCTTTGTCTGTTATTCGGCAACGGCCGTGCCTGCGGCGGTGCTGGGTGTGCGGACGCTCTGGATCATGCCTGCGGAAATTTCCAATCTGTGCATCGGGCTGTTCTTTTTTGCGCTCATCGGTTTGCGCCGGGCCAGCCGAACGCGCAGCGTGCGCCTTGGCCCTCGGCAGATGGCCCTGGCAGGCGGCCTTGTGGGGTATCTGACTGGGGTTGTGTATTCAACCGGGCCGCTGACCATCCCCCTTTTTGCCGGTTTTGGCCTCGCCAAGGGGGCGCTGCTCGCCACCGAGGCGGCTGCGTCCATTGCCGTGTATGTTGCCAAGGCCCTGGCCTTCGGCGCTGTGGGCGGCCTGCCCCTGCCAGTGCTGTGCAATGGTCTTGTGGTTGGGGCTACGCTGGCTCTTGGCACATTTCTGGGCAAACGTTTTGTGCTTGGCATGTCTGAAGCGACCTTCCGCCTGCTTATTGATGTCATGCTTGCCTGCGCGGGCCTTGTGATGACGGGCAGCGCGCTGTTCGGATAG
- a CDS encoding L-2-amino-thiazoline-4-carboxylic acid hydrolase, with protein MHHATMLPRYTRRAFCSMALGTCAALLLPCSCMASIAQGVGKPVSDEALKAEFAGMCAGAEQMLAGQRPAEDLRAMFAQARQAHARLLPLPDIGGPENLTYPSFLVGPQYAALYTALRPHGFNARDVGKLVYDLAVYSFEEQKDVYRANGQRFFTPEYFALLQGWAMRSQQRRYPLDWVQTVFRGDGRDFDIGVNYTECGLMKYFASLGMPELAPYPCRVDFPTARAEGTGLARTSTLAEGGKVCDFRYKQGRETIQGWDMA; from the coding sequence ATGCACCATGCCACTATGCTTCCACGCTATACCCGGCGCGCATTTTGCTCTATGGCGCTGGGAACCTGCGCCGCTCTGCTGCTGCCTTGTTCCTGTATGGCCTCCATTGCGCAGGGTGTCGGCAAGCCGGTGAGTGATGAGGCCCTTAAGGCCGAATTTGCAGGTATGTGCGCAGGTGCGGAGCAGATGCTCGCCGGGCAGCGCCCAGCGGAAGATTTGCGCGCCATGTTTGCCCAGGCAAGACAGGCCCATGCGCGGCTGTTGCCTCTGCCGGATATTGGCGGGCCGGAAAACCTGACCTATCCCAGTTTTCTTGTAGGGCCGCAGTATGCGGCCCTGTACACGGCCCTGCGCCCGCACGGGTTCAACGCCAGGGATGTGGGCAAGCTTGTGTACGATCTGGCGGTCTACAGTTTTGAGGAACAGAAGGACGTGTACCGCGCCAACGGGCAGCGGTTTTTTACGCCGGAGTATTTTGCCCTGTTGCAGGGTTGGGCCATGCGCAGCCAGCAGCGGCGCTACCCGCTGGATTGGGTGCAGACAGTATTTCGGGGTGATGGGCGCGATTTTGATATCGGCGTAAACTACACGGAATGCGGGCTGATGAAGTATTTTGCCTCGCTGGGCATGCCCGAGCTGGCTCCTTATCCCTGCCGGGTGGACTTTCCCACCGCACGGGCGGAAGGCACGGGCCTTGCGCGCACCTCAACGCTGGCTGAGGGCGGCAAGGTATGCGACTTCCGCTACAAGCAGGGGCGGGAAACAATCCAGGGATGGGACATGGCGTGA
- a CDS encoding DUF4910 domain-containing protein produces the protein MTSFHDFLRSLFPICRSITGNGVRQTLRMLQEELPGLRTFEVPSGSKVFDWTVPEEWNIRGARLTGPSGEVIADFADTNLHVMGYSEPVDCDISLEDLQNHLHSLPEMPNAIPYITSYYARRWGFCIKHDERQKLAPGTYHASIDSTLAPGHLTYGDLVIPGQSEKEIFLSTYICHPSMANNELSGPVVATALAQWVAQRPRRYTYRFAFVPETIGSITYLSRNHEALRRNVVAGFNLTCMGDERAYSYLPSRKGNTLADKAALHVLRHFAPDFIRYTFLDRESDERQYCAPGIDLPLCSVMRSKYHVYPEYHTSLDDCSLVTQKGLEGSVNVMTRILEALEENVTYEPRVLCEPQLGKRGLYPTLSTKTSCTEQVNLMMDLLAYADGETTLLEEADIVGRDIFRCAETMRKLVEKDVLAVKTC, from the coding sequence ATGACGAGCTTCCACGACTTTCTTCGCAGTCTTTTTCCCATATGCCGCAGTATTACGGGCAACGGAGTGCGGCAGACGTTGCGCATGTTACAGGAAGAACTACCGGGATTACGCACCTTTGAGGTGCCGTCTGGATCCAAGGTTTTTGACTGGACAGTGCCGGAAGAATGGAACATCAGGGGCGCGCGGCTGACCGGCCCATCGGGCGAAGTGATTGCTGACTTTGCCGATACCAATCTGCACGTTATGGGGTATTCCGAACCCGTTGACTGCGACATTTCGCTGGAGGATCTGCAAAATCATTTGCATTCCCTGCCCGAAATGCCCAATGCCATTCCTTATATCACATCATACTATGCCCGGCGCTGGGGCTTCTGCATCAAGCATGATGAGCGGCAAAAGCTGGCCCCCGGCACGTACCACGCCTCCATAGATTCCACTCTGGCTCCGGGGCATCTGACATACGGCGACCTTGTGATCCCCGGCCAGAGCGAAAAAGAAATTTTTCTTTCCACCTACATCTGCCATCCATCCATGGCCAACAACGAGCTTTCCGGCCCGGTGGTGGCCACGGCACTGGCGCAGTGGGTGGCGCAACGTCCGCGCCGCTACACCTACCGTTTTGCCTTTGTGCCGGAAACCATCGGCTCCATCACCTATCTGAGCCGCAACCACGAGGCCTTGCGCCGCAATGTGGTGGCGGGCTTCAACCTCACCTGCATGGGCGATGAACGGGCCTATTCCTATCTGCCCAGCCGCAAGGGCAACACCCTGGCTGACAAAGCCGCCCTGCACGTGCTGCGCCACTTTGCGCCCGATTTTATCCGCTACACCTTTCTTGACCGCGAGAGCGACGAGCGCCAGTACTGCGCGCCCGGTATCGACCTGCCCCTGTGCAGCGTCATGCGCAGCAAATACCACGTCTACCCCGAGTACCACACCTCGCTGGACGACTGTTCACTTGTGACGCAAAAGGGGCTTGAAGGCAGCGTGAACGTCATGACGCGCATCCTTGAAGCGCTGGAAGAAAACGTCACCTACGAGCCGCGTGTGCTGTGCGAACCGCAGTTGGGCAAGCGCGGCCTCTACCCCACGCTGAGCACAAAAACTTCCTGTACGGAACAGGTCAATCTGATGATGGATCTGCTGGCCTACGCCGATGGCGAAACCACGCTGCTTGAAGAAGCAGACATTGTGGGCAGGGATATTTTTCGCTGCGCGGAAACCATGCGCAAGCTGGTAGAAAAAGACGTGCTGGCGGTAAAAACCTGCTGA